A genome region from Eschrichtius robustus isolate mEscRob2 chromosome 4, mEscRob2.pri, whole genome shotgun sequence includes the following:
- the TMEM150C gene encoding transmembrane protein 150C isoform X2: MDGKKCSIWMFLPLVFTLFTSAGLWIVYFIAVEDDKIFPLNSAERKPGVKHAPYISIAGDEPPASCVFSQVMNMAAFLALVVAVLRFIQLKPKVLNPWLNISGLVALCLASFGMTLLGNFQLTNDEEIHNVGTSLTFGFGTLACWIQAALTLKVNIKNEGRKVGIPRVILSASVTLCVVLYFILMAQGIHLYAARVQWGLVMCFLSYFGTFAVEFRHYRYEIVCSEHQETFLSFSESLSEASEYQTDQ, encoded by the exons ATGGATGGGAAGAAATGCAGCATATGGATGTTTTTACCCCTTGTATTTACCTTGTTTACTTCAGCTGGATTGTGGATAGT ATACTTTATAGCTGTGGAAGATGACAAAATTTTCCCATTAAACTCAGCTGAAAG GAAACCTGGTGTGAAGCATGCACCATATATAAG tattgCAGGTGATGAACCTCCTGCAAGCTGTGTGTTTAGTCAAGTTATGAACATGGCAGCATTCCTAG CTCTGGTGGTAGCTGTTCTGCGCTTCATACAACTGAAACCAAAGGTTTTAAATCCGTGGCTGAATATTAGTGGATTGGTGGCGCTCTGTCTGGCTTCCTTCGGAATGACCTTACTTGGTAATTTTCAG CTCACAAATGATGAAGAAATCCATAATGTCGGAACTTCCTTGACTTTTGGATTTGGCACGTTGGCCTGCTGGATCCAGGCTGCATTGACACTCAAAGTAAACATCAAGAATGAAGGACGGAAAGTTGGAATTCCACGAGTTATTCTCTCAGCATCTGTCACTCTCTGCGTGGTCCTCT ACTTCATCCTCATGGCCCAGGGCATCCACCTGTACGCAGCCAGGGTCCAGTGGGGCCTGGTCATGTGCTTCCTGTCTTATTTTGGCACCTTTGCTGTGGAGTTCCGGCATTATCGTTACGAGATCGTCTGTTCCGAACACCAGGAGACTTTCCTAAGCTTCTCAGAAAGCCTGTCTGAAGCTTCTGAATATCAAACCGACCAG taa
- the TMEM150C gene encoding transmembrane protein 150C isoform X1, translated as MDGKKCSIWMFLPLVFTLFTSAGLWIVYFIAVEDDKIFPLNSAERKPGVKHAPYISIAGDEPPASCVFSQVMNMAAFLALVVAVLRFIQLKPKVLNPWLNISGLVALCLASFGMTLLGNFQLTNDEEIHNVGTSLTFGFGTLACWIQAALTLKVNIKNEGRKVGIPRVILSASVTLCVVLYFILMAQGIHLYAARVQWGLVMCFLSYFGTFAVEFRHYRYEIVCSEHQETFLSFSESLSEASEYQTDQV; from the exons ATGGATGGGAAGAAATGCAGCATATGGATGTTTTTACCCCTTGTATTTACCTTGTTTACTTCAGCTGGATTGTGGATAGT ATACTTTATAGCTGTGGAAGATGACAAAATTTTCCCATTAAACTCAGCTGAAAG GAAACCTGGTGTGAAGCATGCACCATATATAAG tattgCAGGTGATGAACCTCCTGCAAGCTGTGTGTTTAGTCAAGTTATGAACATGGCAGCATTCCTAG CTCTGGTGGTAGCTGTTCTGCGCTTCATACAACTGAAACCAAAGGTTTTAAATCCGTGGCTGAATATTAGTGGATTGGTGGCGCTCTGTCTGGCTTCCTTCGGAATGACCTTACTTGGTAATTTTCAG CTCACAAATGATGAAGAAATCCATAATGTCGGAACTTCCTTGACTTTTGGATTTGGCACGTTGGCCTGCTGGATCCAGGCTGCATTGACACTCAAAGTAAACATCAAGAATGAAGGACGGAAAGTTGGAATTCCACGAGTTATTCTCTCAGCATCTGTCACTCTCTGCGTGGTCCTCT ACTTCATCCTCATGGCCCAGGGCATCCACCTGTACGCAGCCAGGGTCCAGTGGGGCCTGGTCATGTGCTTCCTGTCTTATTTTGGCACCTTTGCTGTGGAGTTCCGGCATTATCGTTACGAGATCGTCTGTTCCGAACACCAGGAGACTTTCCTAAGCTTCTCAGAAAGCCTGTCTGAAGCTTCTGAATATCAAACCGACCAGGTGTAA